Proteins encoded in a region of the Streptomyces sp. NBC_01471 genome:
- a CDS encoding acetolactate synthase large subunit — protein MPMTEQATGAHHPQPRARNGGPSSATVEHVTGAQSLIRSLEEVGADTVFGIPGGAILPAYDPMMDSTRVRHILVRHEQGAGHAATGYAQATGKVGVCMATSGPGATNLVTPIADAHMDSVPLVAITGQVASASIGTDAFQEADICGITMPITKHNWLVTDPADIPRVIAEAFHVASTGRPGPVLVDIAKDALQAQTTFSWPPQQELPGYRPVTKPHAKQIREAARLIAQSKRPVLYVGGGVIKAHATAELKVLAELTGAPVTTTLMALGAFPDSHPQHVGMPGMHGAVTAVTALQKSDLLIALGTRFDDRVTGKLDSFAPDAKIIHADIDPAEIGKNRLVDVPIVGDAREVIADLVQAVQAEHTEGTMGPAAQKRYADWWTDLNRWRDTYPLGYDLPVDGSLSPQQVIERIGQAADGDTIFAAGVGQHQMWASHFIQYEHPATWLNSGGAGTMGYAVPAAMGAKAGMPDRMVWAIDGDGCFQMTNQELTTCALNNIPIKVAIINNGALGMVRQWQTLFYNQRYSNTVLHSGPEADGVATDGKGSGGTRIPDFVKLSEAMGCVALRCERPEDLDKVIAEANAINDRPVVVDFIVHEDAMVWPMVAAGTSNDEVMAARGVRPDFGDSEEN, from the coding sequence ATGCCGATGACCGAGCAGGCCACCGGGGCCCACCACCCGCAGCCGCGGGCCCGTAACGGCGGACCGTCGTCCGCCACCGTCGAGCACGTCACGGGCGCGCAGTCCCTCATCCGTTCTCTTGAGGAAGTCGGGGCCGACACGGTATTCGGCATTCCCGGCGGTGCGATCCTCCCGGCGTACGACCCGATGATGGACTCCACCCGGGTGCGTCACATCCTGGTCAGGCACGAGCAGGGCGCGGGCCACGCGGCGACCGGCTATGCGCAGGCCACCGGCAAGGTCGGCGTCTGCATGGCCACGTCGGGGCCGGGCGCCACCAACCTGGTCACGCCGATCGCCGACGCTCACATGGACTCGGTCCCGCTGGTCGCGATCACGGGTCAGGTGGCTTCCGCCTCGATCGGTACGGACGCCTTCCAGGAGGCGGACATCTGCGGCATCACGATGCCGATCACCAAGCACAACTGGCTGGTGACCGACCCGGCCGACATCCCGAGGGTGATCGCCGAGGCGTTCCACGTCGCCTCGACCGGCCGGCCCGGTCCGGTGCTGGTGGACATCGCCAAGGACGCGCTGCAGGCGCAGACCACGTTCTCCTGGCCCCCGCAGCAGGAACTGCCCGGCTACCGGCCGGTCACCAAGCCGCACGCCAAGCAGATCCGTGAGGCCGCCAGGCTCATCGCGCAGTCCAAGCGCCCGGTGCTGTACGTCGGCGGCGGTGTCATCAAGGCACACGCCACCGCGGAGCTCAAGGTGCTCGCCGAGCTGACCGGGGCACCGGTCACCACCACGCTGATGGCGCTCGGCGCGTTCCCCGACAGCCACCCGCAGCACGTGGGCATGCCCGGGATGCACGGTGCGGTGACCGCGGTCACCGCACTGCAGAAGTCCGATCTGCTGATCGCGCTCGGTACCCGCTTCGACGACCGCGTCACCGGCAAGCTGGACAGCTTCGCTCCGGATGCCAAGATCATCCACGCGGACATCGACCCGGCCGAGATCGGCAAGAACCGCCTGGTGGACGTCCCGATCGTCGGAGACGCCCGCGAGGTCATCGCCGATCTGGTCCAGGCCGTCCAGGCCGAGCACACCGAGGGCACCATGGGCCCGGCCGCCCAGAAGCGCTACGCGGACTGGTGGACGGACCTCAACCGCTGGCGCGACACCTACCCGCTGGGCTACGACCTGCCCGTGGACGGCAGCCTCTCGCCGCAGCAGGTCATCGAGCGCATCGGGCAGGCCGCCGACGGGGACACGATCTTCGCGGCAGGCGTCGGACAGCACCAGATGTGGGCCTCGCACTTCATCCAGTACGAGCACCCCGCCACCTGGCTGAACTCCGGCGGCGCCGGCACGATGGGCTACGCGGTCCCGGCCGCGATGGGCGCCAAGGCGGGTATGCCGGACCGGATGGTCTGGGCGATCGACGGCGACGGCTGCTTCCAGATGACCAATCAGGAACTGACCACCTGTGCGCTCAACAACATCCCGATCAAGGTCGCGATCATCAACAACGGCGCGCTCGGGATGGTCCGCCAGTGGCAGACCCTCTTCTACAACCAGCGCTACTCCAACACCGTGCTGCACTCCGGCCCCGAGGCCGACGGCGTCGCGACGGACGGCAAGGGCAGCGGCGGGACCCGGATCCCCGACTTCGTGAAGCTGTCCGAGGCCATGGGCTGTGTGGCGCTGCGCTGTGAGCGCCCGGAGGACCTGGACAAGGTCATCGCCGAGGCGAACGCGATCAACGACCGCCCGGTCGTGGTCGACTTCATCGTCCACGAGGACGCGATGGTCTGGCCCATGGTGGCCGCCGGTACCTCCAACGACGAGGTGATGGCCGCCCGCGGCGTCCGCCCCGACTTCGGCGACAGCGAAGAGAACTGA
- a CDS encoding EAL domain-containing protein, translating into MSASGALLARQPVSGGPVGLLSQLLLAVVCGGYAVGSAFDWGSKQLALVMGDFGLSFAAALAAVSCFFYARTREIRFRPAWLLFSASSAMASCGNAVWGWYEVILRVPVPSPSLADLFFLCFAPPAIVGLLVLAKRPVTRAGWVCLALDAWLIGGSLLTLSWSLALAHTTRLEGRHESVAHAALSLAYPLLDIVLVSMVLALHFRRSNANRSAINTAIAGLALTVLSDALFTSPLLRASYHSGQLLDAGWFAGSLLLAYAPWAARLGATGFTGADPVPEPRGIRQPGRPSRPIAGSLAALTPYLAAAVCTLGILDNVIDGRRVDRVVVFTGCTVVLALVVRQGIMLVDNIALTHELAQKENHFRSLVQGSSDVIMIAAPTGILRYVSPAASGVYGRDAEELIGSELASLIHSEDLGRVVHEVRRFLAASPAAEPTTRIECRFRSGTGDWLNVESTVNRHQGGLIFNSRDVTERVRLQAQLQHNAEHDPLTDLPNRALFTDRVRKALVGRRATDHGTAVLFIDLDGFKAVNDTIGHQAGDELLIQAARRLQESVRAADTAARLGGDEFAALIIGNGGQDQPARECQVHEIADRLRLRLSEPYRIEGSEVRVAASIGVAFAESGVTPTDLMRNADLAMYRAKAGGKNRVELYAPQMQAEVVRRSELTARLRTALDDGEFALLHQPVVNLTTGRIAAVAAQARWRSTQGILFTPAEFLQVQETGEMAEGARTGELGRWLLEEAVEQAADRGGAGHQVPVAVRLSARRLLDRSMPLGSIEALLARHGLPSGALVIEIADSDPRIAIEELERRLMVLRRLGVRIALDGFGRGYAAINALRRLPVDVLKLDRGLVEGVVESARLHKITSGLLRIACDLGMQSVADGVDLPEQVTALRAMGCTHGQGMAFSGPLDEYRLRRSLSRSRFPLPSGAARPVLLGTRSFAGSDNETAVPPT; encoded by the coding sequence GTGAGCGCGTCGGGGGCGCTGCTCGCCCGGCAGCCGGTCTCCGGCGGCCCGGTGGGTCTGCTCTCCCAGCTTCTCCTCGCCGTGGTGTGCGGAGGATACGCGGTCGGTTCGGCGTTCGACTGGGGCTCCAAACAACTGGCGCTCGTGATGGGTGACTTCGGCCTGAGTTTCGCCGCGGCGCTGGCAGCGGTCTCCTGCTTCTTCTACGCGCGTACCCGGGAGATCAGGTTTCGGCCCGCCTGGCTGCTGTTCTCGGCCTCCTCCGCGATGGCGTCCTGCGGAAACGCGGTATGGGGCTGGTACGAGGTCATCCTGCGGGTCCCGGTGCCCAGCCCCTCCCTCGCCGATCTCTTCTTCCTCTGCTTCGCGCCCCCCGCCATCGTGGGCCTGCTGGTGCTCGCCAAGCGGCCGGTCACCCGGGCCGGCTGGGTCTGCCTGGCACTGGACGCCTGGCTCATCGGCGGCTCGCTGCTGACGCTCTCCTGGAGCCTCGCGCTCGCGCACACCACGCGGCTGGAAGGCAGGCACGAGAGCGTGGCCCACGCGGCCCTTTCGCTCGCCTACCCGCTTCTCGACATCGTCCTGGTGTCCATGGTGCTCGCCCTGCACTTCCGCAGGTCCAACGCCAACCGCTCCGCGATCAACACCGCCATCGCCGGGCTCGCCCTGACCGTCCTGTCCGACGCCCTGTTCACCTCGCCGCTGCTGCGCGCGAGCTACCACTCGGGCCAGCTGCTGGACGCCGGCTGGTTCGCCGGGTCGCTGCTCCTCGCCTACGCCCCCTGGGCCGCGCGGCTGGGAGCCACCGGATTCACCGGCGCCGACCCGGTGCCCGAGCCGCGGGGAATCCGCCAGCCGGGCCGCCCCAGCCGTCCGATCGCGGGATCGCTGGCCGCCCTCACGCCGTATCTCGCCGCGGCCGTCTGCACCCTCGGCATCCTCGACAACGTGATCGACGGCCGCAGAGTGGACCGGGTGGTCGTCTTCACCGGCTGCACGGTCGTGCTCGCCCTGGTCGTGCGGCAGGGCATCATGCTCGTCGACAACATCGCGCTCACCCATGAACTGGCCCAGAAGGAGAACCACTTCCGCTCCCTGGTGCAGGGGTCCAGCGATGTCATCATGATCGCCGCTCCCACCGGCATCCTGCGGTACGTCAGCCCCGCGGCCTCCGGTGTCTACGGGCGGGACGCCGAAGAGCTGATCGGCTCCGAGCTCGCCTCCCTCATCCACTCCGAGGATCTGGGGCGGGTGGTCCACGAGGTACGGCGGTTTCTGGCCGCCTCACCCGCCGCCGAGCCCACCACCCGTATCGAGTGCCGCTTCAGATCCGGCACGGGCGACTGGCTCAATGTCGAATCCACGGTCAACCGGCACCAGGGCGGCCTGATCTTCAACAGCAGGGACGTGACCGAACGGGTCAGGCTCCAGGCCCAGTTGCAGCACAACGCCGAGCACGACCCGCTCACCGATCTGCCCAACCGCGCGCTCTTCACCGACCGGGTCCGCAAGGCGCTCGTCGGGCGCAGGGCCACGGACCACGGGACGGCGGTGCTCTTCATCGACCTGGACGGCTTCAAGGCGGTGAACGACACCATCGGCCACCAGGCCGGGGACGAGCTGCTGATCCAGGCCGCCCGACGTCTCCAGGAGTCGGTCCGGGCCGCCGACACGGCTGCCCGGCTCGGCGGCGACGAGTTCGCGGCCCTGATCATCGGCAACGGCGGCCAGGACCAGCCCGCCCGCGAGTGCCAGGTCCACGAGATCGCCGACCGGCTGCGGCTGCGGCTCTCCGAGCCGTACCGGATCGAGGGCAGTGAGGTGCGGGTCGCGGCCTCCATCGGTGTCGCCTTCGCCGAGTCGGGCGTCACCCCGACCGATCTGATGCGCAACGCCGACCTCGCCATGTACCGGGCGAAGGCCGGCGGCAAGAACCGCGTCGAGCTGTACGCGCCGCAGATGCAGGCCGAGGTCGTCCGCCGATCCGAGCTGACAGCCCGGCTCCGTACCGCGCTGGACGACGGCGAATTCGCCCTGCTGCACCAGCCCGTGGTGAATCTCACGACCGGCCGCATCGCCGCCGTCGCCGCCCAGGCCCGCTGGCGGTCGACGCAGGGCATCCTCTTCACTCCGGCGGAGTTCCTCCAGGTCCAGGAGACCGGGGAGATGGCCGAGGGCGCCCGCACCGGTGAGCTCGGCCGCTGGCTGCTCGAAGAGGCCGTCGAGCAGGCCGCCGACCGCGGCGGCGCCGGACACCAGGTGCCGGTGGCCGTACGTCTCTCCGCCCGCAGACTGCTGGACAGGTCCATGCCGCTCGGATCCATCGAGGCGCTCCTCGCCCGGCACGGGCTGCCCTCCGGCGCGCTGGTCATCGAGATCGCCGACAGTGACCCGCGGATCGCCATCGAGGAGCTGGAGCGCCGTCTGATGGTCCTGCGCAGGCTCGGTGTCCGGATCGCCCTGGATGGATTCGGCCGGGGCTACGCCGCGATAAACGCACTGCGGCGGCTGCCCGTCGACGTACTCAAACTGGACCGCGGACTGGTCGAGGGCGTCGTGGAATCGGCACGGCTGCACAAGATCACCAGCGGGCTGCTGCGCATCGCCTGCGATCTGGGCATGCAGTCGGTGGCGGACGGGGTCGACTTACCCGAACAGGTGACGGCGCTGCGCGCGATGGGGTGTACGCACGGGCAGGGCATGGCCTTCTCCGGGCCGCTGGACGAGTACCGGCTGCGCCGCTCCCTGAGCCGTTCTCGCTTCCCCCTGCCGAGCGGCGCGGCCAGGCCGGTACTGCTCGGAACACGGTCCTTCGCCGGTTCAGATAATGAGACGGCAGTCCCACCCACTTGA
- a CDS encoding 2-hydroxyacid dehydrogenase gives MTADVWLPFPPGEVDGLPDGLRYRFWNGGPQYPSDPADCAYYVVPYMQGTEVALRPLGAMTNLRVVQTLSAGVDNVRPGLDGLHAGVRLCNARGVHEASTAELALTLILASLRGIPDFVRGQQREEWRSGFRPALADKTVLIVGYGSIGAAIEDRLAPFECARVARVARSSRTTERGPVHAFTDLPELLPEADVVVLSTPLTEQTRGLADAEFLAGMKDGALLVNVARGPVVDTKALLGELESERLLAALDVTDPEPLPAGHPLWHAPGCLISPHVGGPTSAFMPRARRLLVAQLTRFAAGEQLQNVVLTTE, from the coding sequence ATGACTGCTGATGTGTGGCTCCCCTTCCCGCCCGGCGAGGTCGACGGGCTGCCCGACGGCCTTCGTTACCGCTTCTGGAACGGCGGTCCGCAATACCCCTCGGATCCCGCTGACTGCGCCTACTACGTGGTCCCCTACATGCAGGGCACGGAGGTCGCCCTGCGGCCCCTCGGCGCGATGACGAACCTGCGTGTCGTGCAGACCCTCTCGGCCGGGGTCGACAACGTACGTCCGGGACTTGACGGTCTCCACGCGGGCGTGCGGCTCTGCAACGCGCGCGGGGTGCACGAGGCATCGACCGCCGAGCTCGCCCTCACTCTGATACTGGCCTCGCTGCGCGGCATACCGGACTTCGTGCGCGGTCAGCAGCGTGAGGAGTGGCGGTCCGGTTTCCGTCCGGCGCTCGCGGACAAGACCGTACTGATCGTCGGATACGGGTCGATCGGTGCCGCCATCGAGGACCGGCTCGCTCCCTTCGAATGCGCGCGGGTGGCGCGCGTCGCGCGCTCCTCACGCACCACGGAGCGCGGTCCGGTGCACGCATTCACCGATCTGCCCGAACTGCTGCCGGAAGCGGACGTCGTCGTTCTCTCCACGCCGCTCACCGAGCAGACCAGGGGGCTGGCGGACGCGGAGTTCCTGGCGGGGATGAAGGACGGTGCCCTGCTGGTGAACGTCGCGCGCGGCCCCGTTGTCGACACGAAGGCGCTCCTCGGTGAGCTGGAGTCGGAACGGCTGCTGGCGGCGCTCGACGTCACCGACCCCGAACCACTTCCCGCGGGGCACCCGCTGTGGCACGCGCCCGGCTGCCTCATAAGCCCCCACGTCGGCGGTCCCACCTCGGCGTTCATGCCGCGCGCCAGGCGGTTGCTGGTGGCGCAGCTGACCCGGTTCGCCGCGGGTGAGCAGCTGCAGAATGTCGTCCTGACGACCGAATAG
- a CDS encoding aldo/keto reductase yields MERRTIGAAALEVGAIGLGCMPMSWAYTGSQQRGDRSLRTVHAALDAGSTLLDTADMYGPFTNELLLGRVLKERRADAFLSTKCGLLAGEQHIVANGRPGYIRRACDASLRRLQTDVIDLYQLHRADPEVPVEETWGAMAELVGAGKVRALGFCAVGARASRRSGARLHDATVGQLDRVQQVFPVSAVQAELSVWSRDALDTLLPWCEARGVGFLAAMPLGNGFLTGTLTPGQGFEPDDVRARHPRFTAEMMAANQPVVAGLRRVAGRHGSTPAQVALAWVLSQGPHVVPVPGTKQERWAVENARAAELVPTAEDLGEIAELPPAQGSWD; encoded by the coding sequence GTGGAGCGCAGGACAATCGGGGCGGCAGCACTCGAAGTGGGCGCGATCGGGCTCGGCTGCATGCCGATGAGCTGGGCGTACACCGGCTCTCAGCAGCGCGGGGACCGCTCGTTGCGTACCGTGCACGCCGCGCTCGACGCCGGCTCGACCCTGCTCGACACGGCCGACATGTACGGCCCCTTCACCAACGAACTGCTTCTGGGACGGGTCCTGAAGGAACGCAGGGCCGATGCCTTCCTCTCAACCAAGTGTGGCCTCCTGGCGGGCGAACAGCACATCGTGGCCAACGGCCGGCCGGGGTACATACGGCGGGCCTGCGATGCCTCGCTGCGGCGGCTGCAGACCGATGTGATCGACCTCTACCAACTGCACAGGGCCGACCCCGAAGTGCCGGTCGAGGAGACCTGGGGGGCGATGGCCGAGCTGGTCGGCGCCGGGAAGGTGCGGGCACTCGGGTTCTGCGCGGTGGGAGCGCGCGCCTCCCGGCGCTCCGGCGCACGCCTGCATGATGCGACAGTCGGGCAGCTGGACCGGGTGCAGCAGGTGTTCCCGGTGAGCGCGGTACAGGCCGAGCTCTCGGTCTGGTCCCGGGACGCTCTCGACACGCTGCTGCCGTGGTGCGAGGCGCGCGGGGTGGGTTTCCTGGCCGCGATGCCGCTGGGAAACGGTTTCCTCACGGGCACGCTCACCCCGGGCCAGGGCTTCGAGCCCGACGACGTGCGGGCGCGGCATCCGCGGTTCACCGCCGAGATGATGGCGGCGAACCAGCCGGTGGTGGCGGGGCTGCGGCGGGTCGCGGGACGGCACGGGTCGACGCCCGCCCAGGTGGCGCTGGCGTGGGTGCTGAGTCAGGGGCCGCACGTGGTGCCGGTACCGGGGACCAAGCAGGAGCGGTGGGCCGTGGAGAACGCTCGCGCTGCGGAACTGGTGCCGACGGCAGAGGATCTTGGGGAGATCGCGGAACTGCCGCCCGCACAGGGCTCCTGGGACTGA
- a CDS encoding DUF6191 domain-containing protein, translating into MFNLIEQLFAPGRKHTEDENKRLELSRVDLNDGDPGRGPIDLESGTVIIRAQDQDQSHPPSES; encoded by the coding sequence ATGTTCAACCTGATAGAGCAGCTCTTCGCGCCCGGGCGCAAGCACACCGAGGACGAGAACAAGCGGCTGGAGCTGTCCCGCGTCGATCTCAACGACGGTGACCCGGGGCGCGGTCCGATAGACCTGGAATCGGGCACGGTGATCATCCGGGCACAGGACCAGGACCAGAGCCACCCGCCGTCCGAGTCCTAG
- a CDS encoding GNAT family N-acetyltransferase: MFAISLGDRAELGLLEPWQADEYLAHIDRGREFIGQYIGLAAAAGDLASARAFLQSYADKQAADGGRIFGIRLDGTLVGGVLFPRFDAATGCCEVGCWLEPAAVGRGLVTRAAGVLIDWAVDERGMHRVEWHVDPGNTGSINVAKRLGMVREGVLRQNHPHRGSRHDTEVWSVLAPEWKAHREH; the protein is encoded by the coding sequence ATGTTCGCGATATCGCTCGGTGACAGAGCGGAGCTGGGGCTCCTGGAACCGTGGCAGGCGGACGAGTACCTGGCCCACATCGACCGGGGGCGCGAATTCATCGGCCAGTACATCGGGCTGGCCGCCGCGGCCGGAGATCTCGCTTCGGCACGTGCGTTCCTCCAGTCGTACGCGGACAAGCAGGCCGCGGACGGCGGCCGGATCTTCGGCATCCGGCTGGACGGCACGCTGGTCGGCGGGGTGCTGTTCCCGCGTTTCGACGCGGCGACTGGCTGCTGCGAGGTCGGCTGCTGGCTGGAGCCTGCCGCGGTGGGCCGGGGGCTGGTGACGCGCGCCGCCGGGGTACTGATCGACTGGGCGGTGGACGAGCGCGGGATGCACCGCGTCGAGTGGCACGTCGACCCCGGGAACACCGGGAGCATCAACGTCGCGAAGCGGCTGGGGATGGTGCGCGAGGGCGTGCTGCGGCAGAACCACCCCCATCGGGGAAGCCGTCACGACACCGAGGTCTGGTCGGTCCTGGCACCCGAGTGGAAGGCGCACAGAGAGCATTAA
- a CDS encoding MMPL family transporter, with amino-acid sequence MAAIARWCVRHRLLTVLLWLLALGGTAAAAGFAGSAYSNDYEVPGTESGRATALLDQGFHGQGGDSDTIVWHTGQGSVRASGVEQRMTQTLNKIDDLPGIASVGAPHTSADGHTAYAVFTFDAQSDEIPEPQARTVVDTAKAAEADGLQVELGGSAVALTQTTGVHLSEAIGVAVAALVLFLAFGAFAASLLPIATALVSVGTAYAGIGLLGHVMTVADFAPMLGMLVGLGVGIDYALFIVTRHRKALRRGLPVTEAVTHAVSTTGRAVVFAGATVCIALLGMLILRLDFLNGVAIAASLTVVLTVAASVTLLPALLSFIGMRALSRRERERLAERGPQPEPPTGFAARWSAFVERHPRLLGTLAAAVMLVLALPTLGLHLGTSDQGNSPAGSTTREAYDLIGRGFGPGANGPLTLVAKLDGAGDRVALDELPARLRTTEDVATVSPVTYNGSGDTAFITVVPDSSPQSQKTSDLVDRLRTDVLPRAESRTSLDVEVGGVTASYDDFAEVIVGKLPLFVGVVIALGCLLLLLAFRSIGIPVKAALMNVAAVASAFGVVVAVFQWGWGSELLGLGSAGPIEPFLPVIMVSVLFGLSMDYQVFLVSRMYEEWRETGDNRRAVRVGLAETSRVINSAAVIMISVFLAFVLSGDRVIAMFGIALAAAVALDAFVLRTLLVPALMHLLGRGNWWLPGWLDRRLPHISIEAPAPGTRAKIPPPRPPVMEEKHVRDIAR; translated from the coding sequence TTGGCAGCCATCGCGCGATGGTGCGTCAGGCACCGCCTGCTGACCGTTCTCCTCTGGCTCCTCGCCCTCGGCGGCACCGCGGCCGCCGCGGGCTTCGCCGGATCGGCGTACTCCAACGACTACGAAGTGCCGGGTACGGAGTCCGGGCGGGCCACCGCCCTCCTCGACCAGGGATTCCACGGCCAGGGCGGCGACAGCGACACCATCGTCTGGCACACCGGGCAGGGCAGCGTCCGCGCGTCCGGCGTCGAACAGCGGATGACGCAGACCCTCAACAAGATCGACGACCTCCCGGGCATCGCCTCCGTCGGGGCGCCGCACACCAGCGCCGACGGGCACACCGCCTACGCCGTGTTCACCTTCGACGCGCAGTCCGACGAGATCCCCGAGCCGCAGGCCCGGACCGTTGTCGACACCGCGAAGGCGGCCGAGGCCGACGGGCTCCAGGTCGAGCTGGGCGGCAGCGCCGTCGCGCTCACCCAGACCACCGGCGTGCATCTCAGCGAGGCCATCGGGGTCGCCGTCGCCGCACTGGTGCTCTTCCTCGCCTTCGGCGCCTTCGCCGCGAGCCTGCTGCCCATCGCCACCGCCCTGGTCAGCGTCGGCACGGCCTACGCGGGCATCGGACTGCTCGGACATGTCATGACCGTCGCCGACTTCGCGCCGATGCTCGGGATGCTGGTCGGGCTCGGAGTCGGCATCGACTACGCGCTGTTCATCGTGACCAGGCACCGCAAGGCGCTGCGCCGCGGCCTGCCGGTCACCGAGGCGGTGACGCACGCGGTGAGCACGACGGGCCGCGCCGTCGTCTTCGCCGGGGCGACGGTCTGCATCGCCCTGCTCGGCATGCTCATCCTCCGGCTGGACTTCCTCAACGGTGTCGCCATCGCGGCGTCCCTCACGGTCGTGCTGACCGTGGCCGCCTCGGTGACCCTGCTGCCCGCGCTGCTCTCGTTCATCGGGATGCGGGCGCTGAGCCGCCGGGAACGCGAACGGCTGGCCGAGCGGGGCCCGCAGCCCGAACCGCCCACCGGCTTCGCCGCCCGCTGGTCCGCATTCGTGGAGCGGCATCCCAGACTGCTCGGCACACTCGCCGCGGCGGTGATGCTGGTCCTCGCGCTGCCGACCCTCGGGCTCCACCTGGGCACATCCGACCAGGGCAACAGTCCGGCGGGCTCGACCACCCGGGAGGCGTACGACCTGATCGGCAGGGGCTTCGGGCCCGGAGCCAACGGACCGCTCACCCTGGTCGCCAAGCTGGACGGTGCGGGGGACCGGGTGGCCCTGGACGAACTGCCCGCGCGGCTGCGTACGACCGAGGACGTCGCGACGGTGAGCCCGGTCACCTACAACGGCAGCGGTGACACGGCCTTCATCACGGTCGTCCCCGACTCGTCCCCGCAGTCACAGAAGACCAGCGACCTCGTCGACCGGCTGCGTACGGACGTCCTGCCCCGGGCCGAGAGCCGGACCTCGCTCGATGTCGAGGTCGGCGGTGTCACCGCGAGCTACGACGACTTCGCGGAGGTGATCGTCGGCAAACTCCCGCTCTTCGTCGGTGTGGTCATCGCGCTCGGCTGTCTGCTCCTGCTGCTGGCGTTCCGCTCGATCGGAATCCCGGTCAAGGCCGCCCTGATGAACGTGGCCGCGGTGGCCTCCGCCTTCGGCGTCGTCGTCGCGGTCTTCCAGTGGGGCTGGGGGAGTGAGCTGCTGGGACTCGGCAGCGCGGGCCCGATCGAGCCCTTCCTGCCGGTGATCATGGTCTCGGTGCTCTTCGGACTCTCCATGGACTACCAGGTCTTCCTGGTCAGCCGGATGTACGAGGAGTGGCGGGAGACCGGCGACAACCGGCGGGCCGTCCGGGTCGGTCTCGCCGAGACCAGCCGCGTGATCAACTCCGCTGCCGTCATCATGATCTCCGTCTTCCTCGCCTTCGTCCTCAGCGGCGACCGGGTCATCGCGATGTTCGGCATCGCCCTCGCCGCAGCCGTCGCGCTCGATGCCTTCGTGCTGCGGACGCTCCTGGTCCCCGCGCTGATGCACCTGCTCGGCCGGGGGAACTGGTGGCTGCCCGGCTGGCTGGACCGGCGGCTTCCCCACATCAGCATCGAGGCGCCCGCCCCCGGTACCCGTGCGAAAATTCCACCACCGCGCCCGCCCGTGATGGAGGAGAAGCATGTTCGCGATATCGCTCGGTGA
- a CDS encoding S4 domain-containing protein, producing the protein MAAEEGTVRLDTWIWSVRLTKTRSQAAAACRAGHARLNGERVKPAHAVQAGDEVRLFHAGRERIVEVSRLVRKRVGPPVAAECYVDNSPPPPPREAVLDIPVRDRGTGRPTKRDRRELEQLRGDIGLR; encoded by the coding sequence ATGGCTGCTGAAGAGGGGACCGTACGGCTCGACACCTGGATCTGGTCGGTGCGGCTCACCAAGACACGCTCGCAGGCCGCTGCTGCCTGCCGGGCCGGTCATGCCCGCCTCAACGGTGAACGCGTCAAGCCGGCCCACGCGGTGCAGGCGGGCGACGAGGTGCGGCTGTTCCACGCGGGACGCGAGCGGATCGTCGAAGTGTCACGCCTGGTGCGCAAGAGGGTGGGGCCGCCGGTAGCGGCCGAGTGCTACGTGGACAACAGCCCGCCGCCCCCGCCCCGGGAGGCCGTTCTCGACATCCCGGTCCGCGACCGGGGCACGGGACGGCCGACGAAGCGGGACCGGCGTGAACTGGAGCAGCTGCGCGGGGACATCGGACTGCGCTGA